The following proteins are encoded in a genomic region of Dysgonomonas mossii:
- a CDS encoding winged helix DNA-binding domain-containing protein, giving the protein MNITIKNIRLQSQQLLEQLFDTPKEVVSWMGAMQAQDFTMAKWAIAIRSKQCTEQDIEDAFNRGDFLRTHIMRPTWHFVSAEDIKWLLKLTGERIKGAWKYVKDLKVDEQELTKCYKLLERTLRDNNHQTKEEITKIFEQEGLGATDRHIYLFTMFAEADGIICSGSLKGNKQTYALLDERVPQSKDIHKDEALAMLAQRYMQSHSPASLQDFVWWSGLTIKDCRHAFGLIDNELVKDHFGSTELYIHKGYKECASLDTDILHFLPAYDEYIISYKDRTNVLDLEHHPKAFNNYGIFQSIILYNGHGIGNWKKIKKAKGIDFDISFWDNKLKIDKELLALEGKKFQDYIKK; this is encoded by the coding sequence ATGAACATTACTATAAAAAACATACGTCTACAGAGCCAACAGCTATTAGAACAGCTATTTGATACCCCAAAAGAAGTGGTGTCATGGATGGGAGCAATGCAAGCTCAGGATTTCACTATGGCAAAATGGGCTATCGCTATCCGATCGAAACAATGTACAGAACAAGATATCGAAGACGCTTTCAATCGAGGAGATTTTCTTAGAACCCATATTATGCGCCCAACCTGGCATTTTGTTTCTGCAGAGGATATCAAGTGGCTCCTGAAATTGACAGGAGAGCGAATTAAAGGTGCATGGAAATATGTAAAAGATTTGAAGGTTGATGAACAAGAACTTACAAAATGTTATAAACTGTTAGAAAGGACACTGAGGGACAATAACCATCAGACTAAGGAAGAAATTACAAAAATATTCGAGCAAGAAGGATTGGGGGCTACCGATAGACACATATACCTCTTTACTATGTTCGCAGAAGCTGATGGTATTATATGCAGCGGCTCATTGAAGGGGAATAAGCAAACCTACGCTCTACTGGACGAAAGAGTTCCTCAGAGCAAAGACATACATAAGGATGAAGCACTGGCTATGTTAGCCCAAAGGTATATGCAGAGTCATTCCCCTGCAAGCTTACAGGATTTTGTCTGGTGGTCGGGGTTGACAATCAAAGATTGCAGACATGCCTTTGGTCTAATAGACAATGAATTGGTAAAAGATCATTTCGGTTCTACCGAATTATATATTCATAAAGGCTATAAAGAGTGTGCTTCTTTGGATACAGATATACTTCATTTCCTGCCTGCTTATGATGAGTATATTATCAGTTACAAGGATAGGACAAATGTGCTAGATTTAGAGCACCATCCGAAAGCTTTTAATAACTATGGAATATTTCAATCAATTATACTGTATAATGGGCATGGTATAGGTAATTGGAAAAAGATTAAGAAAGCGAAAGGGATTGACTTTGATATTTCTTTTTGGGATAATAAGCTCAAAATAGACAAAGAGTTGCTTGCCTTAGAAGGGAAG
- the rhuM gene encoding RhuM family protein produces MNKGEVIIYQTPDGNTQLDVQLEDETVWLSLNQISTLFERDKSVISRHIRNIYREQELEEKATVAKNATVQNENGREVLRQIEYYNLDVIISVGYRVKSQRGTQFRIWANNILKEYLIKGYAINQNAKNEQLENLKKTVKLLSNVIASKALSADEATGLLRVITDYTYALDTLDRYDYQKLEIEKTTVDEAFKTNYDNAMEAIYVLRDKFGSGGLFGNEKDQSFKSSISTIYQTFGGEELYPSIEEKAAMLLYLVTKNHSFSDGNKRIAAFLFLWFLEKNGILYKSDSTRLIENNTLVALTLMIAESRTEEKDIMVKVIVNLINQNN; encoded by the coding sequence ATGAATAAAGGGGAAGTTATAATATATCAAACACCTGATGGTAATACCCAGTTAGATGTGCAATTAGAGGATGAGACTGTATGGTTATCACTAAATCAAATATCAACACTGTTTGAACGAGATAAATCTGTAATATCAAGACATATACGCAATATCTATAGAGAACAGGAGCTGGAAGAAAAAGCAACTGTTGCAAAAAATGCAACAGTTCAAAATGAGAACGGTCGTGAAGTTCTTAGACAAATAGAGTATTACAATCTTGATGTAATAATATCAGTTGGTTATCGTGTAAAATCACAGCGAGGTACTCAGTTTCGTATTTGGGCGAATAATATTCTGAAAGAATATCTTATCAAAGGCTATGCTATAAATCAAAATGCCAAGAATGAGCAATTGGAAAACTTGAAGAAAACAGTCAAGCTTCTTTCTAATGTAATTGCTTCTAAAGCTTTGTCTGCTGATGAAGCGACCGGGTTATTGCGTGTAATAACAGACTATACCTATGCCTTAGATACCTTAGATAGATACGATTATCAAAAACTTGAGATTGAGAAAACGACGGTCGATGAAGCTTTTAAAACGAATTATGACAATGCAATGGAAGCTATTTATGTATTGAGAGATAAGTTTGGAAGTGGCGGTTTGTTCGGAAATGAGAAAGACCAGTCTTTCAAAAGCTCAATTAGTACTATTTATCAAACATTTGGAGGAGAAGAATTATATCCCAGTATAGAAGAAAAAGCAGCGATGTTACTATACTTAGTAACTAAAAATCATTCATTTAGTGATGGAAATAAGCGAATTGCAGCATTCCTATTCCTTTGGTTCTTGGAGAAAAATGGTATTCTATACAAAAGTGACAGCACAAGACTTATTGAAAACAATACACTTGTTGCACTTACTTTGATGATTGCGGAAAGTCGGACGGAAGAAAAAGATATTATGGTAAAAGTTATTGTGAATCTGATAAACCAGAATAATTGA
- a CDS encoding helix-turn-helix domain-containing protein — protein MSNKLEIIKKCEYCGKRFVAQRTTTRYCSHQCNSRAYKEDKKKRKVVGLNYAVMQEIERISERFEEIQDKEFLSVVETAFLLSIERTTVYRYLHRGQLKGIRMDGKTFIRRSDIDAMFDNAQKYESKARPSVEAKPLTEFYTVAEIKEKFNIRESWLFKVARENDIPKTLIRGKSYFSKKHIDKYFEKKGINDYQDIREWYTVADIMEKYGLTLNAIYSFVSENQIPKKKDGRMVLYSKHDFNVAKGYEKPKEPEYYSVEEAMEKYNLTRDALYHYIKYHNIPKVKDGRYIKISKPELDKLFNPQIT, from the coding sequence ATGAGCAATAAATTAGAGATTATAAAAAAATGTGAGTACTGCGGAAAAAGATTCGTAGCACAGAGAACGACGACCCGTTATTGTTCTCATCAATGTAACTCGAGGGCTTATAAAGAAGATAAGAAGAAGAGAAAGGTCGTAGGTCTTAACTATGCCGTTATGCAGGAGATAGAACGGATCAGTGAACGCTTCGAAGAAATTCAGGATAAAGAGTTTCTGTCAGTGGTAGAAACAGCTTTTCTATTAAGTATTGAGAGGACCACTGTTTATCGATATCTACATCGCGGACAATTAAAAGGGATTCGGATGGATGGTAAAACTTTTATCCGCCGTTCGGATATCGACGCGATGTTTGACAATGCCCAAAAATATGAATCAAAGGCCAGACCGAGTGTCGAAGCAAAACCTCTCACCGAATTTTATACAGTAGCTGAAATTAAAGAAAAATTCAATATTAGAGAATCGTGGTTGTTCAAAGTAGCCAGGGAGAATGATATTCCCAAAACTCTGATTCGAGGAAAATCCTATTTTAGCAAGAAGCACATTGATAAATATTTTGAAAAGAAAGGGATCAATGATTATCAGGATATTAGAGAATGGTACACAGTTGCAGATATTATGGAAAAATATGGGTTGACTCTCAATGCAATATACAGCTTCGTCTCAGAGAATCAAATACCCAAGAAGAAAGATGGGCGAATGGTTTTATACTCCAAACATGATTTTAATGTAGCAAAGGGATATGAAAAGCCCAAGGAGCCTGAATATTATTCTGTAGAAGAGGCTATGGAAAAATACAACCTGACTCGTGATGCACTATACCACTATATAAAGTATCACAACATTCCCAAAGTGAAGGATGGTCGATACATTAAGATATCGAAGCCCGAACTTGACAAATTGTTTAACCCTCAAATAACATAA